Below is a window of Maylandia zebra isolate NMK-2024a linkage group LG19, Mzebra_GT3a, whole genome shotgun sequence DNA.
ctaccaaaaatagtgctttgttgtgtatctgacggacgaaagctaaaccagttccacaccactgaagttgcagcatttttacaaaccaattctggttcatctgtttcattcaacgatctgctttcgcccttctcattctccatcgccgccatgctttttccgccatgtgcgtattagggctgccacaaacgattattttgatagtcgactagtcaccgattatttttgcgattagtcgactaatcagatcatgcatccattggacgtacaactacagcttattgcgccagcatgcatctgctcttatataactatcattagcttacagctttaagtgtttaaggtatgtgctaactaaaaataaagacaagataaCAGTTTATTGaagtttaatgaaatttgcagattattcattggagtttaataaactcagccgtctgctccttgctatctaaaatataacaggacaccggagtatattctcgagcatctcacacttctgataatcagttgtctgcttgacgtttattcagctgtgtaaaaactataactttaacctcagccaaaccgatttactcaggaacaaataaaatactgaaaaaagccaaacaataacatttttaagttatctaaggcaacgttcacactgcaggtcttgatgctcaattccgattttttttttaatcaaatccgattttttttgtctgcttgttcacactacaaacaaaatgtgacagcaaacgcgctctagtgtgaacgctcaaagcgcaaaagaagacgtcacacacaacgcgctcttgttagacccagagcaaacaatattgtttgactgatggcccttaatataaagacttcggattttacgtttcccaatttttgctttaagttattttgttatttacataataatgtaaataacattataattggcgtctgtctcgtgtcagtgacgtaaaagacagatttaatgcgacatgaccattcaaacagcagtcgctttcaaaaacatcggatatgtatcggattcagtaccacatacgaaagtgacccagatcagatttgaaaatatcggatttgtgccgttcacactgtcataccatgatcggatatgggtcacATAGggtcacagcttcttcttcttcggggtttaacggcagctggcatccttgtacatgcagtgctgccatcttctgtttcagtccgttattacactcttaaatcctactacttattcctgcgtcttttgggatcttaaaagcttcaaatgacgcgtcgactatttAATCAGTCGACGACGATTTTGATAggcgacgtaatcgtgactagtcgactaatcgtggcagccctactgcgtatgaaaacaaaagcactgcGCATGCACGTTTTACCTATGAacagtatgatatggcccagccctaaaacaaagtatagattttatTCTGCTGGTACtgattcaatcaaatatcagcCTCGGTATCGATACTATTGATATTTGCATCGATCAGCCCATCGGTCACTAGCAGCTGCTGCTTCAGATGTAACCACAGACTTTTGGGATTGGGTAGTTGACAGGTTTTAAGGGGGCTTTTGAGAGCAGTTGGCTTGTAAAAGTTATTTTCCACTGattcaaaatgaacaaaatgaacCTTTGACCATGAGGCTGACTGACTGCAGTGAGTCAGTATTTCTATTTATCGTTGAACCTAATGACCATTTTAAGTAGTGATGAACGAGTATAACCATTTCCCTATTAATCAACGAACTTAATCTCAACAAAGATATGTAAATATAATGAAAAGCAGCACATCTTCACATTACAGCAGCGGCAAATACTTAACCTTGTTTTTGTTACACCAATTATTTGAGACACAACAAAAATTGAATAACCCAAACACACTCTACCAGTCACTGTGCAATCAAACATTTTTCACATCTGCAATTATCCGTGCATGTTCTTACCGGTAAcatctcattttcttttctcctttcttaAGCAAGGCTAATTAATGGATTGCACGTACTGGTGTACATTTCTCCACTGCCATTCCTTAATCAGTTTTTTGATCTCGGtaatctttcaccatcttatttGTAATCATTCCAGCAGCGCTTTGGCAAGAAATCAAATGCCACGCCAATAAAGCATATTCAATTTAAGTTAACTTGTATTGACTGGCAGGCTGGCTGACCTCCCACCATATATCACTGCACCTCCCCCATTCTCTCCATGCTTCATCCTGCTCAATTACTCATTTGAAATCAGTGCCTGAAAAACACATACACGCCTTGCAAGAGTTctaaaacaacccaaaaaataaaataaaaaagaaaatatcattGCAAAATGACATAAAAGAGGTAGAAAATGAAAGAACAGAGGGAATTATAGGAattaagggaaagaaaaaatagaGAAAACGCATGACTCACCTGTGCGCTCTATGTAGTCGACACATTTCTCGATGAAAAGTGGGATGGGGCGATCCGGGGTTACTAGGTTCTGCAAGGGAACGCCAAAGTAGTTGCTCTCCCAGGTTCTTCGAGTGGGTGGGTACAGCGGTTTGGGGGGCTTGGAGGATTTCGGCTAAGATAGCaaataaaagaatgaaaaacagaGATGAGATGGCAAAGATCACAGGGTGTATGAAGATAATTgaatgcaaaataaaataaataaatagaaaaaatagTAGTGGGTGAGGAAGGAATGATGGGGGAGAAGAGAGGATAATAAATAAGAGCAAGTTGAGAAAAGAGGAGGAATTCAAtagaagaaaagaggaagcagagaggaaaatgaaaacatggagAAGTGaacaaaaggtttaaaaaagaGATTGAAGACAAGGGgtggaaaaataaaatggaaaaacagtAGGAACAAAACCGggaaaatgacataaaaaaacagtaaagGAATGAAGGGGCAATTGAGAAATAGACACCAGGGACAACAaagatggaggaggagagagggtgaagaggaggcAGAACATTATCACAGGAGaaaaggtggaggaggaggagggtaaTCGGGGAATAGATCAGAAAGAAAATTAGTGGGATGAAGGGCATTCGAGTGGGAGACAGCATGTAGAAGAAGACAAGGAACACCAAAGATAAAAACAAGAGACAAAACAAGTCATTCAGACTGAAGCTGGGATGTGTAACAAGGTGCAACGTTAGCTTTGATTTCCCACACTCTTCTGCTCTTCAAAGTGTTGTCATGCCTACAGCAGTTCGAGATTCACTCTAATTGGCCAGAATGGTGACTAAACACCTTCCGTTTTGTacttcctggtctggctttcgCTCTCCTCTCTGATTATTTAAGATGGTTTGAATATTCCAACAATTCCCTTTTATGATGCCCATGTAGCGCCGGTGGCTCTTCCTCTACTGATTTGCACTTTATTATCTGATCTGTGCTTCCATGGTTGCTGACTTGCTCTGAagcatttttatgtgttttgtctGTGCAAATAGTCTTGagagcttgaaaaaaaaaaaccctcaacttCTTTAGGTGTTTTTTGAAGATGTTTCAAGACGTTTTTGTTTCCAAGGTGTAATAAAAAAAGTGTGGGTCATTCAAGTTATCAGCCAACAGGTGAAACAACTGTGAGACATTGCCCTACCTCACCATCAAGTGAGTCACTGAGGTCACCTGAGGCAAGGTGTGAATGGGGGTTGCAACACAGGGGAAGGCATCACAGGACTGCACTGTAGATGATTGATAGCTACTGTCGCAAGCCACCACCTCTGTTCAGTGATGGTCGCTAAAAGTAGGTGTAGATTTCCACCTTTGcccctctttcaaaccatctgttttCTCTATTCAAAAAGTGAACACAAAGgtgtgttctttctcctttaAGCAGACATGTACAGCTGTTCTGTTGAGGTGGCTCTCCTATGATGTGCTATGCGTTTGtggagtggctgtttggtctctcatATGTAGTTGTCTGAGCACTCCTCACTGCACCGCACCACATACACTATGCTGTTTAACTTGAGGAGGACAGCCCCCACTAGGGGTTTACTGGAACATCTCCATTAGATGTTCTAAAAATGTAGAAGTCCCTTGGGAAGAGAGGCGAAACATCTTccaaaaaacccctaaacaagTCCAGttgcagggctctagagtgcgaccaatttggtcgcaaatgcgaccaaatttctCCATGGTGCGACTAATAAAAAATACTTGGTCGCACCGGTGTAACCAAGTATTTTCTCGGAAAAAAAGTTTCAGCAACCCTGAAAGTCTCCGTGtgttcaacaacagacacacattatgcccatgTCGTgttctaaaccaatcagagatactCAGAGGCGGGGACCTCtgtgattggccgtggtccagataTTCCTGCAGACCTACTTGTGTTTACGTTTGAAAGTGCGGGCAGATAGAGAAGGGTGAGTAGCCCAGGTCAGAAGTGTATGAATTTGGTATTgagaaaatatgaaaagaacAATTGATAACTTTTtcgttaagttaaggcctgatcagTCCAAAATTCTGAGCCAGCGCTCTCCGTTTTTGTCAAACACTGGTCCGGAGACGGCATCAGAAAATGAGCCACATACGATCGACTCCCAGCCGGAGTCCACTGAAagtaaaagtgagaaaatgtATAAATTTCGAATCGAGTGGCTTGACCAGTTTCCCTGGCTAAGATACAGCCAAGCTGACAATATGATGCACTGCATTTATTGTCGCGAGTGTGGAAAGACCATGGCCGGCAACACAGCATTTGTCACTGTTGCTAATACGTTTCGAATTGAAACGCTGAAAAAGCATACAGCATCGAGAAGACACATTATATGCCGCGATAAATGCTCTGCCAAAATGTCCCCGCTCCCCACTGCCTTTcagcggcaggcaggagtaaaCAGGTCATCGGAGGAGGCCGAGATGatcattaagtttaacatcgCCTACAATATTGCAAAAGAAGAAGTTCCGTTTACTAAGTTCAAGTCAGAAATAACTCTTCACAAGAAAAATGGCTTGGACATAAACCCCACATACAGCAATGATGTTGCGTGCGCCCAGTTTATAGGCGTAATCGctgacacactgaaaaaaaaaagacctcagTGGAAATTGCGAACAGTACATACATGGCCTTCCTGATCGATGGAGACACAGACATCGCCACAAAAGAATGTGTCATTGTGTACGCTCGTATCTTGCAAAAAGGAAGACCAGCGAATATACTGATTGGACACATTGAGGTCCAGCATGCCCATGCCCAAGGTAAGCCATGTCATGTCACGTAGCCTATGTATATCcctggggcagggatagctcagtaggtaaagtggtcgccccatgatcggaaggtcggcggttcgaatccacttaacggctaccctgaggtacccctgagcaaggtaccgcccctacacactgctccccgggctcctgcttagtgggctgcccactgcttcactgagtgaatgggtcaaatgcagagaaaaacaagtaatttccccatggggatcaataaagtatccattattattattattatatgattAATAATATTACGTCGTGTTACTGAATTAACCATATCTAGCATATTCTtatcattaaaaattaaacatagCAATAATACATGAATATAGAAACTCAAACTGAAAAAGACTGCATTGTAAACTCTTGATCTGATAAGTaaatggtattttttttttatttgtttaggaATTTATGCTGCCTCAAAGAAAGCATTTGCTGCTCTTGGGGACCAGTGCAGTAACTGGTTGGATAAAATCATTGCTATGGGGGCTGATGGAGCTGCTGTTAATTTGGGCAGCAAAGGGGGTGTCAAGTTAATCATTTTGAAAGGttgttagttaatcatttacaaatcaaaaaaacgtgaacatgtaaaactgcgCTGTTAAGTAATGCAGTTAAAAAATTtgggtacgcctaacttttgtgcttgTACGCCTAAATTTTGTGCTGGTGCgcctaaattttatttttaggcgcaccagtgcaaccatggcaaaaagttagtctagagccctgagtTGCCTTCTTTTCAAGACTACAAACCTCTTCAATCAAAAGCAGATGTCCCTGCttaagaatttttttaaatgacaatgTTTGTTTTAACAGTTCTCAAACATGTCTGCAGAATATTTATCCACTCTGATCACCTAAAATTTACTTTGGAACACAAAATGACATTAACAGTACCTCCATTTCCCGCCTGTAATATATCACAAATAGCGCTATACCTGTAAGTAATTAACTAGGAATTTATATACTGAAGTCTGTTCATGTGTGGGCGTGAGCATGCATTGCATACTAATGCATGcttttaacttcattttaaacacGACTGTTTGATTTGTGCATGCgtgattttaaaattttcagcttttcacCACAATAAAATGTTGCTCTAACAGTAATAATGTGCACAAAGCATTTTCTTCTTGGTTCTAGGGAACACACCATGTCTGGATGTCGTCAGAAGTTTCAGGCAAGCCTTTAAAGAGCTGTCAAAGACACAGTCTTTGCTCTGAAATTATACAGACACCAACTGTCTTTAACAGTGTGTCTTTTATCAAGCACCTTTATTGCTTGTCTAGGGCCTGCAAGGTGTGGAGGCTCATAAACTACTTTAGCAATGGGGCCAATCAATAAATTATCAAATTAGTTTGTTCTCCAGATGAGTCTCAGGCCAACAAAATTCgctcacacccacacacatctGCTCACCCCTTACTATATGCAGTCTTTTCTGTGCTCATTTACCCATGCACTCTATcagtctctcgctctctcccatTTTCAGTGCAATAAAATGCTATTTCACTCATtctcagacagaaaaaaaatcttttgtttgACCTCCCTGTTCTGTAAAGCATTTTCAAAgcatttatttcaaaataaatgtgattCTTCAAAAGTCAATCTATCATAACAGACAAGTCTCACCTTCTTGGATTCTTTTGGCGTCTTGGgcgtcttcttctttttcagcttCTTGTCCTCCTGCTCTGGGTCGGAGGTGATTGCAGGATTATCAATCCCACCCTTCCAAGGGTCGACAGGAGAGAGCAGCGGGTCCTCCTCGCTGCCCCGATGGgctcttctgtttttctttttctgagtgGCCGGGCCAGTCTCCTCTCCATCACTGTCCGAGTGGAATCGTCTTTGGTAGGCTTTCGTCTTGCTGAAAAGGATTTTTGAGCGATCTTTATATTTTGATGGCCGCCTTGCAGCCTGGGATTTCCGATCAAACCCattctcttcctctcctcctccgtgGAGAATGTGTAACCCACCAAAAGAGTTCTTTATTTTGATCAGGCGGTTGTGTGCATCTTCAGGCACAGCATATATGTCATCATTGTGGAAGCCCCTGGGTCTAAGCAGGGTGTCCACAGGGTCTGCATAGTTGTCTGATGGCTCCACATCTTCAGTGTGCATCACTGGGGCACGTGGCATTCTTCGATTACTTCGCATACCAGCTTCAATGGTTTTGAGCAGGTTGGGGTCCAGCTTTTTAACATTAGGCCTGGGGAGCACTGGTTTGGGCCGGACGGGTGGAGGCACTTTGTGGTTGCGTTCATGGTCTCCGACAGGTGTGCTATGGACTGGGTACTCATTGCCCTCAAGGTCGATCCTGTATTTAGCCCGCTCACTGGGTGTGGGGAGAAGCTGAACATCATCGCCTATTGGACTATAAGGTGGAGGGGCCTCATTGTCATCGTCGGACTCTGGGTAGTAAGTGTTGTAAGCTGGGGAGTGGCTATGGGGAGAGGTGGGAAAGACATCCTCACTGGCTCCTGTGGTGCACTCACGTGACGAGCTGtcaaacaggaagcagctcTCAATGTTAGGCTTCTTCTCTAGCACTTCATTGAAAAAAGGGGTGAAAACCTCAGTCTGTCGATGATACTGGGACAGCGAGTAGAGGGCCGTAAACTTGGCAGCAATCTCTGTGGCAATGTGCTCCCCCTCGGTCATCAACTCCTTGATGGCATCATTCTCAAAGAAATCCGCCTGGCTGTCTGTGATTGCCACCATCTGCACGGGGATTACATCCTGGACTTCTGCCAGGAAGGCTCGCAGGGTCGCCATGGAAGCTTTGCGTTTGGCAGAGTAGACCAAAATGTAGCCATGCACTAGTTCATCTTTACGAACACCAATGGCAGAGTGGTAGGAGAGGACGGTGACCTGgatcctcctcctgctgtcccCTATGATCTTATCCAGTATCAGTGTGTTGCTCTGACCAGGCTGTCCAGCGCTACAGCAATGCGAGTCTAGAAACGGCGAGAGGATGAGGTCAACGCTGAAGGGATCCCAGCACATGGCGCACATGACTATTCTAAGGTCCATCTCTGACATGTCTTTGATACATGGCAGTGGGGCCAAGACCTCAAAGCTATGCTTTAGCCCCTCCAGCACTGCTCTGAGACCCTGCTTAATTTGGAACTCAGTGAATTTGCGAGGAAAGGCTCCGGAGGGGATGTCGACAAAGGTGCACTGCAATTTGTTTGCCAGCTGCTGACCCTGGTGCCTCAAGATGGGTATGTTTTTACAAACACTGTCTCTCTGATTTGCCAGGATGAGAATAAAAGGGAGCGGCTGAGCAAATCTATCTCGCCGACTCTGTGCTATCTCCGCCCTTATCCTGCCTATGCAATCGCCAATAGAGTTAAGCGACTCTATTGAGTTGAACACACAAAAGCAGCCGTGTGGCTTAAAAGTGGTGACCCATGTGTGGCTGAAGAGCAAAGTGGAGTTGACGTCCACAGGAAGAAGCTCCAGTTCATAGATTTTACCATCTAGAGTGTACTCATCGTCTGTAGACTGAGCTCGGATCTCATTGGCTAGGTCCTGTGAGAGACCCTCCTTTCCCAGGAGGCAGAGATTTATTTTATCGATGTTGGCACTGTTATAGTAAAGATTAGAGCGTCCGTGGTCGAGCTGTACCAGCCTGTTTGCTAAAACTTGCTCCACTTTCAGATCCACACAGTTCTGCCCGCTCAGGCATGTCTCCTTAGTGGGATGATAAACAAACCCAATGTGTTTGAGGAGGAGCGACTCTCTATCTGGGGCAAGTTTCTGCAGTGCTCTGTATCTGGGCTCCTCATTCAGCACACTGTGAATTTCACTCATCTTGTCACAGCTGGGGGTTGCATTCAGGTCCAAGTCATAGAATAACTCGGCGTGCTCGAAAAGCATTTCCTGAAAATCCTCTTTAGCCCTTTCAACTATTTCCTGCTGGTGCCTACAGTAAACATCCCTCCTATCTGATTCCGTGATGTACTTGTAGGCCTCATCCTCCATGACAAAGCACATGACTTCCTCCCAAGGCTGCCCTGGAGTGATAAAATGAACCCTCTCCAATGTCTTCTTGAACCTCTCTTTCATTTCCCCCCTCCTCTTCTCAGACAGAAGATGCTGGACGTGATTATGGTAAATTCTCTCACCGTCCGGTGTATCAAGAAGGTCAAAGGGTATCCTACGGTCACTGTTATCAATATGGTCCGTCTCGTCCCACGGTGTATTTTCCAGTATCACAAACCAGTACTGGAAATCAGACCTGTTCCGGATCACACTCTGTGCCTCGGGCCATGAAAGGTGTTCAATCTCGTCCAGGTTATTGAGGATGTTGTTAAGGGTTTTCGGTAGCGTCGTCAGATACTCCTCCCTTCTCCTCTTAATGTGCTCCTGTTTCAGTTGTGCAATGTGCTTTGTGAACATGTTGCGGGCCTTCTTGGTGCCCTCCAAGGTAATGAACTCATAATAGTCAGACTGCCCCTTTAGATTATTCATCACAGTTTTCCAAGTGATGTGATAATCTCTAACTGAGTGTACCATCAATTTCTCAAATCTATCTGTTGCTGAGGCAACAAGCTGACGTTGGATTTTATAGGCCTCCAGGTATGGCACAGTTTTTGGCTTCCCTCTTGTTTTATCCAGCTGCTGGATTAGGGCGTTGAAGCAAAGCTCTATGTTGACATTGGAGCGTGCTGACGTTTCAATTAGCATCAGGTTCTTCTTACTGGCAACAAAGCCCTGCAGGTCCCTCAGGTACTGGTCTACACACTCATCACATTTCGTGGCAGCAACAACAATAGGCTTCTTTGACTTGACAATTTGAGAGTAAAGGCTATTGACAAATTTCATTTGGTCATCAAACTTCCTGTTGCAACCCTTACTAACATCAATGCACAACAAAAAGGCATCGATGTTTAGCTTCCCATCAGGCATTTGCTTCTGATCAAAGTCCTGCTCCAAGCCCAGCTGGTCTGTGCAGATGTACATAAGCTTCTCTGCTGACTGGAGCTTGGTTGCTGCTGCCCGCTTTGTGTATGGCTGCAAGTTCGTACTCCGATGCGGAAGAAACGTCTGGTCATCGATGAACTCCGTTTGTTCAATGATTTGGATTTTATAGTCCAATCCCTCATCCCCTCGATGCGACACCTCTCCCCAGTACAAGAAGTGGTCGTTGTTAACTACACGACCACCAAAGTCTATCGTGCTGAGCACCGAGGTGTGCTCCGAGTAGTAGTTGTCTGCATCTGGACGCACATATCGGTTGCATAGGCAGGACTTCCCCACGCCACAATTTCCCTTCTCTTTCTCCGTCCCCGAGAGGCCAACCACACTGACGGCGAATGTTGGGGGGCGTGCATCCTTGTTCTTGGCCATTATATCCCCCCACTCATTGCTAAACTAGTTACTCTCAGGAAGAAAAGGTCATGATATCATCCCAGGTCTGCTTGTCAGTGATACAGAGatgcattcattttcattttccctGGTTCCAGTGAATGCTCTTCTCCGTATATATCTCGGTTTCTATCCTGGATCTTATTCAAGCTGGGATAGAGCAGCCCACGGCTCCTTTTATCACCTGCCTGCAAGATATGGAATTCAAAATTAGGAGAAGATACAAGCAAATCAAACAAATCCACATTTTCAGCCTTCTGTTGTACTTACTATAAAAAATATAATCAGCTTCTATTTGTCTACATCATGCTCTGGAACACACATGGACATGTAAATTGTGAAGcaataaaagaaaatcataCATGTTCATCTAAAATTAGATTGTGTTAACAAAAAATGAGGTAAAATACACTTTATCATATTTGAATAGGGAAAAAAAGCTCACTCGTGGGTTTGAGGAGGTTTTAGTCAGCCCTTTTATGTGTAAATAATAAACTACACTGGTTTAAAAACCCTACTACAATAGGTTTATAATGTAAAAATGTGATGCAAAGGCCTACAACAATTTTGAAAGTGAAAAAGGGAAAACTTTGTTATCAAAACTGCAATATCAAAATGGCATTCTAGGAAGACAACAACCAAAGTGTGACAGCAACATTTATATAAGAGAGGGAG
It encodes the following:
- the arhgap5 gene encoding rho GTPase-activating protein 5 yields the protein MAKNKDARPPTFAVSVVGLSGTEKEKGNCGVGKSCLCNRYVRPDADNYYSEHTSVLSTIDFGGRVVNNDHFLYWGEVSHRGDEGLDYKIQIIEQTEFIDDQTFLPHRSTNLQPYTKRAAATKLQSAEKLMYICTDQLGLEQDFDQKQMPDGKLNIDAFLLCIDVSKGCNRKFDDQMKFVNSLYSQIVKSKKPIVVAATKCDECVDQYLRDLQGFVASKKNLMLIETSARSNVNIELCFNALIQQLDKTRGKPKTVPYLEAYKIQRQLVASATDRFEKLMVHSVRDYHITWKTVMNNLKGQSDYYEFITLEGTKKARNMFTKHIAQLKQEHIKRRREEYLTTLPKTLNNILNNLDEIEHLSWPEAQSVIRNRSDFQYWFVILENTPWDETDHIDNSDRRIPFDLLDTPDGERIYHNHVQHLLSEKRRGEMKERFKKTLERVHFITPGQPWEEVMCFVMEDEAYKYITESDRRDVYCRHQQEIVERAKEDFQEMLFEHAELFYDLDLNATPSCDKMSEIHSVLNEEPRYRALQKLAPDRESLLLKHIGFVYHPTKETCLSGQNCVDLKVEQVLANRLVQLDHGRSNLYYNSANIDKINLCLLGKEGLSQDLANEIRAQSTDDEYTLDGKIYELELLPVDVNSTLLFSHTWVTTFKPHGCFCVFNSIESLNSIGDCIGRIRAEIAQSRRDRFAQPLPFILILANQRDSVCKNIPILRHQGQQLANKLQCTFVDIPSGAFPRKFTEFQIKQGLRAVLEGLKHSFEVLAPLPCIKDMSEMDLRIVMCAMCWDPFSVDLILSPFLDSHCCSAGQPGQSNTLILDKIIGDSRRRIQVTVLSYHSAIGVRKDELVHGYILVYSAKRKASMATLRAFLAEVQDVIPVQMVAITDSQADFFENDAIKELMTEGEHIATEIAAKFTALYSLSQYHRQTEVFTPFFNEVLEKKPNIESCFLFDSSSRECTTGASEDVFPTSPHSHSPAYNTYYPESDDDNEAPPPYSPIGDDVQLLPTPSERAKYRIDLEGNEYPVHSTPVGDHERNHKVPPPVRPKPVLPRPNVKKLDPNLLKTIEAGMRSNRRMPRAPVMHTEDVEPSDNYADPVDTLLRPRGFHNDDIYAVPEDAHNRLIKIKNSFGGLHILHGGGEEENGFDRKSQAARRPSKYKDRSKILFSKTKAYQRRFHSDSDGEETGPATQKKKNRRAHRGSEEDPLLSPVDPWKGGIDNPAITSDPEQEDKKLKKKKTPKTPKESKKPKSSKPPKPLYPPTRRTWESNYFGVPLQNLVTPDRPIPLFIEKCVDYIERTGLTTEGLYRVSGNKTDQDNIQKQFDQDHSIDFVAMDVAVNAVAGALKAFFADLPDPLIPYSLHPELVEAAKIMDYMERLQALREIVKKFPPVNYQVFKYIITHLNRVSQHSKTTLMTADNLSICFWPTLMRPDFENKDTLSTTKLNQAVIESFIVQSDYFFHGGEVAESSSSEGTPPPHCHNMVEALLPLQLPPPLQPQQIQHTLPPDPLI